CCTCCTGCTCGTCGCGATCGGCCTCGCAGCGCCGCTCGCCGCAGAGACTCCGCGCGAGCAGGCCTCCGTTGCGACCCTTTCGCCGATTGGCGAGCACTCCCTCTGGGTGCCCGACCGGCTGATCCAGCACAACATCCTCTTCGATGGGGATTCCGGCGAGGTACTGGGGATGGTCGACTCCCCTTCCCTCATCACGCCCAAGACCCCGCTCCTCGTCCGTTCGCGCAACGAGATCTACTCCGTCGATATCGCGTACTCGAGGGGCACCCGCGGTGAGCGTGTGGACTTCGTGAGTGTCTACGACGCGACGACCCTCGCCTTCAAGCATGAGATCGTCTTCCCCACCCAATCCGGCTCGAGCAACACCTCTCAGTACTACGCAGAGCTGATCGGAGAGCGCTTCATCGGCGTGTTCAACCAGTTCCCGAATACGTCCGTAGCCGTGATCGATCTGGTCGAGCGGCGCTTCGTCGAGGAGATCATCCTCACCGGCTGCGCGGGGGTCTACCCGATCGACGCGCATCGGTTCGCGTCTCTCTGCGGAGACGGCACGACCGTCGCGATCGAGCTCGAGGAGAGCGGGAGCTTCAAGCAGCTCACCCGGAGCGCTCGTTTCTTCGATGTCGTCGAGGATCCGGTCGCCATGTCGGCGGGCCGCTCGGGCCAGCGCTGGACGTTCATTTCATTCGCCGGGCAGGTACACACGCTCGACTACTCGGAGGCCACTCCCGTCGCCCAGCCGGCGTGGTCACTCACGGACGAGGCCGAACGCAAAGCGGAATGGCGCCCGGGCGGGCTGCAATACGTCGCCGTTCACGGAATGAGCGGCCGCCTCTTCGTGGTCATGCACCAGGGGGGCCCCGGCACCCACAAGGACGCTGGCCCGGAAGTCTGGGTGTGGGACCTGGAGAGCCAGGAGCGCATCGGCCGTTTCGAATCTCCCAATCTGACCGCTGCGTTTCTTGCATCGTTCATCGGTGTGGCAGAAGACAGCTTCCTCTACGGCGTCCTGAACTGGGCGCTGCCTTCCGGTGGGGTCCACACGATCGCGGTCACCCAGGACGAGAGCCCCCTGCTCTTCGTCCGCAACGGGATGCTCGGTGCGGTCGGCGTGCTCGATGCCACCAGCGGCGATTCGTTGCGCACCCTCACCGAGACGGGCCTCTCCGGCCCCACACTGCGGGTGCCCTGAGATGGACCCCGCCTTCCACTGGATCCTCCGCGGCAGCCTTGCCGCACTCTTCGCTGTCGCGGCCACGCACAAACTGCGGGATCTAGAGGGCTTCGGCGAAACCCTGCGGGCCTATCAAACCCTCGGTGGCGGCTGGGTCGCACCGGCCGGCGCAGCGCTCGTGCTGGCGGAGCTCGGTGTCGCCATCGCGCTGGTCCTCTCGCCGAATGCCCTGCTTAGCTCGGCGGGCGCGGCCATACTGCTCGGCCTCTACTCCTTCGGGATCGGCATCAACCTCGCCCGCGGCCGCCGCGACATCGATTGCGGCTGCCTCGGTCCCTCGGCGCGCAGCCCGCTCTCCGGCGGCCTGCTGGTGCGCAATGGCGTGCTGATCGTGGCCGCACTCCTCACAGCGCTCCCGGTCACCTCCCGCGCCCTGCATCCCCTCGACGCACTCACCATTGGCGGGGGCCTCATCGCCACCGCCTTCGTCTTCATCGCAGCTCAGCAGCTCGCCGCATTGGCGCCGGGCCTGCCCAGCCGGAGGAATTCCGCATGACCGAAGCCCTGCTCGTATCGAACGCGCTCCTGTGGGTCCTCGTCGTAGCCCTCGGCCTGGTCGTCGTCGCGCTCACACGACAGATCGGATTGCTACACGAGCGCATCGCACCGGTCGGTGCACTCGCAACATCAGCCGGCCTCGAGGTGGGAGATGCCGTTCCGGGGTTCGGCCTGCAGACACTGGACGGCGCGGAGCTCCAGCTCGCAGCGCAGCGCACGCTCCTCTTCTTCCTCTCGCCGACCTGCCCGGTTTGCGAGACGATCCTGCCGACGCTGCAACGGATCGAACGCGAAGAGGCCGGAGGTCTCCGGGTGATCCTCGCTAGCGACGGTGATCCGGAGGAGCATGGCCGCTTCGCCCTCGAGAAGCAGCTCGATCGATCGACCTACGTGCTCTCCCGGGAACTCGGGCTGCGCTTCGAGGTGGCCAAGCTTCCCTACGCCGTCCTGATCGACGCTGCCGGGCAAGTGGCCGCGAAGGGAATCGTCAACACCCGCGAGCACATCGAAAGCCTCTTCGAGGCCGAACGACTCCGAGTGGGATCGATCCAGGAGTTCCTGCAGCAGAACGACGAACTGCCGATGCTCGAGCTTCCCCGAGCGGGAGCCGAATCATGAAGGCCCTCGACGCATGGCTCGAGAGCCGAGCCCGCGCGATCGCGCGGAACACCAGCCGAAGGACGTTCCTGGCACGCCTCGGAGGCGTGCTCGCGGGCGGCGCAGCGCTTCCCCTGCTGCCAGTTGCACGCGCTTCAGCGGGCCCGGATTCCGCACGCGTCCCCGCGCCCGACGAGACGATCGAGGGCCCCGAGGGCGATCCCAAGAGCTGCGAGTACTGGCGCCACTGCGCCATCGACGGCTCGGCATGCGCTTGCTGCGGAGGCAGTGCCACGACCTGCCCGCCCGGAACCGAGGTTTCGCCCGTCACCTGGGTCGGAACCTGTCGCAACCCGGCCGATGGCAAGGACTACCTGATTTCGTACAACGATTGCTGCGGCAAGACATTCTGCGGCCGTTGCATGTGCAACCGCAACGAGGGCGAGCGCCCCGACTATCACTGGTACCGGAACAACGACATCAACTGGTGTGCGGGTGCCACCTCGCAGGTCTACAACTGCTCGATCGCCGTCGTCGTCGGCCAGGCGACCGAGCGCCAACCGGAAGAATGATCGGACGCTCGGGAAAAATGACCGGACGCCTCCTCGCCGCCCTGATCCTATGCGCCGCGTCCGCAGCCCACGCGGACGATTCCCGCCTTCGACCGCCCGCCGAGGGCTACGTCCTCCACTGCTCTGGCTGCCATGGGCCCGATGGCCACGGCGTTCCCGGCACCATACCCACACTTCACGGTGTCGGGCGCTTCGGGAGCACGCCCGAAGGCAGAGCCTATCTGGCGAGCGTGCCCGGCGTCGCGCAGGCGCCCGTCGGCGATGCCGAACTGGCGATCCTGCTGAACTGGGTGCTCGAACGTTTTTCGGAGACGGCTCCAACACCTCCCTACTCGGCAGAGGAGGTGGGAAGGTTCCGCAGCAAGCCGCTGCGGAACACGACGGCAGCGCGAGCCGCGCTCGTCGCTCCCTAGCCGGGGCTTTCACCGGGTTCGGGGGCACGCAGAACCCGCGCCTTGCATTGACTCCGGTTCACCTGTTTACTGCCCGCTCTGCGCCCAAGGAGCCACCCGATGATTGGATACGTGACGATCGGATCGAACGACCTGGACAAGGCCTGTGCCTTCTATGACGCCCTGCTGGCCGAGGTGGGCGCCAAGCAGCTCATGGGCATGGACAGGATCAAGTTCTACGGCACGGGGAAGGAAAATTCCGCGATGCTCTCGCTCTGCACGCCCTACGACGAGAAGCCTCAGACCTGCGGCAACGGCAACATGGTCGCGATTCCGGGCGGCTCCCGTGAGGGCGTCGACAAGCTGTATGCGAAGGCAATCGAACTGGGCGCCACGGATGAGGGCCCGCCCGGTGAGCGGATGCCGGTCTTCTACGGCGCCTACGTGCGCGATCTCGACGGCAACAAGCTCTGCTTCTTCGACATGAAGGCTGGCTAGGCCGGGTGTTCTTTCCCCGGACGCGGCTGCGGACCGTTCCGGGGAAGGGGCAGGCAGCCGCGCCGCATCAATCCCGTGGCGCCAGCTCGAAGATCCAAAGGTAGCCCGACGTCACGGCTTCCAAGGGGATGTCCGTCCCGTCCGCGTACTTGCGGCTCAGCTCCGCGAGGATCGGCTCCAGTTGTGGGCCTTCCAGGATCCGCACGAGCTTCCGCTCGTAGATCTCGTCTCCGACGCGAAGCAGGATGCGACCATCCTTCTCCGCCTCGAGGGGCCACTTCTTCCAGATGCGCCCCCACCAGGTCGTCATGTAGCCGCTCGGAATGTAGGCCTTGCCCGCGTGCTCGATGATCCACGTCGTGCGCGAACGCGCGGGCGAGAGCGACTGGAACTCGACCTCCCGGATGTCGCGAACGAAGGCCCAATCCGGCTCCGGGCTGTCGATGAGTTCGCCGCTGGTGAACGCGCCGCCGGCCACGATGGCGAGCGGCCCGTCAGAAAAACGGGCACCTACGAGCAAGGCAGCGATCACGACCGCCAGCACGACGATCACACCACCGACCACGCGCAACAACGTCCTCATTGGAGCCCTCCCAATTCCGGCATTTCAGAGCCGGTGTTTCAGAACGAGCGGAACGTAGCGCGGATTGCCTTTCGCTTGCGCGTCTTGCGGATGGCCAACATCGGCACGAGCACGAAGGCCACCTCGAAGCCAAGCCCGCAACGGCTGAACGAGCCGAAGAAGAGCACATCCGGCTCGTGCTGCTCGGCGTAGTCTTCCGTGAGGAAGTACTCGTAGCGAGCGTCGGAGAGCAGATGGCGACGGAAGAAGCTCACGGCGTAGAGATCCTGGATCCGCTGGGCCGTATCGAGCGGGAAGGCCGGCGGAACGCAAGTCTCGAAATAGGGATCGATGAGCGCGTCCGCTCCGACCAGAGGTCAGATCGCCGGGCCGATGCCGACCCCGATCAGCACGCTGGCGATGTCGCAGATATTGGCGAAATGGAAATGGTCGGCGCCAACGATGTCTGCGCGGTAGACGGACGACGAACCGATCAATTCATGGGGACGAATCGTCTCCTGGTCGATGGGCGTCGTCGTATCGAAGGTTCCGGAGAGCAGCAGCGTGGGGCTCTGGATCGACTGCAGCTCGGCGTCCGTGAGGATGCCACTGGCCGGTGCGATGGGCATGATCGCCGTCACCCGGGGATCCGGCGGCACGTCCGGCACTCCGGAGGCCATCGCAAGCGCCGTGTAGCCGCCGAACGAATGGCCGGCCACACCGACGCGATGCCCACGCACGCGGCCCTCGAAGGTGTCGCCCGCCGTCCTCGAACGCTTGATCAAGTGGCCGATGACGAAACTGATGTCCAGCGGACGATCATGAGCCGACTGCTCGAAGGGGACGTCGGTGCCGTTCTGGAAATCCAGGACCGTGTTTCCCGTGTGATCAGGCGCGGCCACGATGAAACCGTGGCTGGCCAGGGTTTCACAGAGTTGGATCGACTGGATGTTGAAGCCGCCGGAACCGTGTGAGAACACGATCAGGGGCCGCTTGCGCCGGGAACTGACCGGGGGGCTCTCCGTGGCCACGTCCGACGTGAGGCCCAGGCCGAGAATCAACGGGTAGAAGGCGAGCGTGCTTCCCTCGTCGCCCGGATCGACCGGATACCAGACACGCAGCGGAAGCGGACGATCACCGCGATCGGCGTCGACGATCACGCTCTCGCGATGGCCCACGGCCCACTCACCCAGTTCGCCGGGCAGCGGATCGGGAAGGCCCTCGTGATTGGCAAGAGCCGCCGAAGTCGGCAAAAGGAGCAGAAAGACCAGGATCAGCGTGATTCGGGTGGTCATGGAGCCTCCAGCCGGTCGGCCCTCCGACCCTACCACGGGCCGTCCGCCCGCTTCTCAAGGCGGCTGCGGCGGATGCCGAAACGGAGGGGATGGATCGGCGTCGCAGCCCGCGCTTCCGAACACGTTTCGATTCCCTGGTCTCCTCCGAGAGCGGCGAAGGCGCCGGAATCCTTGCGGAAATCTCCTACGCCGGAGCCCGGCTCCAAGGCGTGGACATCGTGCCGCCGCCCGGAACGAAGGTCACCCTCTACGTGTTCATCCAGCCCGTCGCGCCCTTTCAGCTACAAGGAAGCGTCGCGCGGGTCGAGGAGAGCGGTTTCGCCATGACCTGGGAGCTCTTCGACGAAGAGATCCGACGGCTCGTCGATGACGTGAGTGCCATCGTTTCCGGTCCCACCGCCGGCGTCTGACGCCTACCAGTGCGTGCCCGGAAGCAGGTGCGCAAACGCGACCGCCTCCGTGCTCGGCTCTTCCTCTCCAGCCTTGGAGGTTTCCCCGCGCGCCGCCGCTGAATCCGGCAGCAACCGCCACGCCATGCTGGCGATCGCGTCGGTCGCCTTCGGCGCAACGGCGTAGATCAGCTGGGTGAAGACGCCCATCTTCGTGGTCACCCGCTTGGGCCGGTCGATGACCGCCCCGCAGATCAGGTCCGCCGCCTCGTCCGAACTGATGGTCGGGAAACGCTGATAGATCTTCGTCGGCGCAATCATTTCCGTCCGGACGAGGGGCATGCAGACCGTCGTGAAGGCGATCTCCTCATCCAGGAATTCCGGTGCCGCACAACGGCTGAAGGCATCGAGCGCCGCCTTCGAGGCCACGTAGGCCGAGAACCGCGGCGGATGGGTCTGCACGCCCATGCTGGAGATGTTGATGATCTGTCCACCCTTTTGTTTCTGCATTGCAGGCAGGAAGCCCAGGATCAGCTTCATCGCACCGAAGTAGTTCAGTTGCATGGTGCGCTGGAAATCGTGGAAGCGATCGTAGGAGAGATTGACCGAGCGGCGGATCGAGCGGCCCGCGTTGTTGACCAGGATGTCCACGGAGCCGTGTTGGGCGAGCACCTCGGCGACAAGGGCGTCGCAGCTCTCGAGGTCGGAGAGGTCCGCCGTGTGGATGAAGGCCGTGCCGCCGACGTTCTCGACTTCTTCCTTTACCACGGCGAGCTTCTCGGCGCTGCGCGCGACGAGCAGCACGATGGCGCCGGCCTCTCCCAGGCGCAGGGCCGTAGCCCGGCCGATTCCGGCCGAGGCGCCCGTGATCAGCACGCGCTTTCCCGCAGCGGAGCTGGCAAGGGAGCGATCCTTGAACAGATCCGGGTCCAGCTCGCGCTCCCAGTAGTCCCACAACTTGTGGGCGTAGCTATCGAGGGGCGGCACTTCGATGCCGGAGCCCTCCAGAGCGGCCGTCGTCTCGCGGCAGTCGAGCCGCGGAAGCTCCATCACATCCAGCACACGGCTCGGAATCCCCAGATCGTCGAGGGTTTGGTTGACGATGCGCCGAACCGGCGGCAGATCGGCCAACGCGCTGCGCAGGGATCTCGGCAGCGCATTCGAGATATTCGCTTCGACGCGCAGGCCGAACTCGGGCGCATGGGCTGCGCGGGCGAAGATGTTCATCGCCTTGCCCAGGCTCGTGATCTCGGGGTCCACGAGGTGGAAGGTCTTCCCGTCGAGCCCATCCTTGTGGGCGATGTGATCGATGGTGCGGGCGATGAAATCGACCGGCACGATATGCGTCGGCCCGCCTTCGATCCCGACGAGGGGGAACCAGGCCGGCAGGGCTCCGCGCAACTTCTGGATCAACTTGAAGAGGTAGTAGGGGCCGTCGATCTTGTCCATCTCGCCCGTGCGGGAGTGACCGACGACGACGCCGGGCCGGTAGATGCGCCAATCGAGGCCGGCGGCGTCGCGCACGAGCCCCTCGGAATCATGCTTCGTCCTGAAATACGGATCGTCGAGGCCCTCGGCCTCGTCGAACATGTCCTCCCGGAAGATGCCCGGATAGCGGCCTGCCGCCGCGATCGAACTAACGTGATGGAAACCCGAAGCGCCGATCGCCCCGGCCAGTTCGAGCGCGTGCCGGGTGCCATCCAGATTGGCGCGAGCCAGGCTCTCGGCATCGGCGTCCATGTCGTAGAGCGCCGCGACATGAAAGAACTGCGCACCCCGCATGGCATCGATGTGTTCGTCGGCCACGCCGAGACGCGGTGCGAGCAGGTCTCCCACCACGGGGATGACGCGTTGCCCAGGCTCTCCCCAGCTCTTTCGAAGCTCTTCGAGGCGTTCGCGGGAGCCCTCACGGACGAGGACGTGGATCGGGCCCTCGCGCCGGAGAAGCAATTCGACGAGATGGCGGCCGATGAACCCGGTAGCGCCGGTCACGAAATACGACATGGAGGATCCTCGAGTTGGAAGCTGAATCGCCCACTCTTCCACTTCAGCACGTCCCGCGTCAAGCGCGCCAGGAAGTCAACGGGCGGCGGGATGGGGATCTTGGCCGGGTCGTAGCGGGGGCTCCAGGTGCGGAGGTAATTCCGTCCCGCGGCGCGGGTCATCGGCGTGCGGGGGGTCACGAGCTCTCGGTTCAGGGCCTTCGCCATGCATTTGGCCATGCGCTGGACGTACGAGAGGTAGTGCCACTGGGCCCGGGTGCCGACCACGACTCGGTAGAAGTAGCTTCCAACCAGGTGTTCGAACACGCCGAACGCCACCGTGCGATGCTCGATCTCTTCGGCCATATGCCAAGGCCACAGCTCGCCGCCCGGGGTCATGCTGCTCTCGAAACTCCCGTGCTCTGCCATCGCCAGGGCGCCGGAACAGGTCATGGCCTCGAAGCCTTCGGCGTAGGCCGCGTTCCAACGCAGGGGCTTCTCCTGGCTGAAGCGTTGATAGTCGGCTTCCATTTCCGCTTCGAGCCGCTCCAACTCAGCGCCAACAGCAGGCTCGAAATGACCGCGCAGCTTGACGTTGAAGTCCGCATGGTTCCGGAAGTGGTGCCCCTCCTGTTGGGAGAACCTCCGAACATCCTCGGCGAGCACGGGATCCGTGATCTCTTTGAGTGCCACCTTCATGGTGCGAATCAAATAGGGCTCGAGGTGGGGCATGGTGAGCGACAGACCCATCGAGGAGAGAACCAAGCCGAGTTGCTGGTCGTCCAGATCGAAATCGATGGGCTCCCCGAACTCGAAACGGATCTTCCGGACGGTGATATCGGCCATGTCGGGATGGTAGCGTGGACAAGAACCCTCCCCATGGCCCATACTCTGGCCCCGAAGAGGAGACCCATGTCCGAGGATATCGCCGACGTCCTGATCATCGGTGCCGGAGCCGCCGGGGCGGCACTCGCCTGGAGCCTGGCCGAGACGCGCATGCGCATCGTATGTCTCGAACAAGGCGACTGGATGAATCCGGCCGACTACCCGACCAGCCGAAGCGGCTGGGAGATGGAGCGCCTTGGCGCCTTCGGTCTCTCCCCCAACGGCCGAGGGCGAGCCGAAGACTACCCGATCAACGACGACGACTCGCCGATCAAGATCTCGAACTTCAACGCGGTCGGCGGCAGCACCGTCCTCTACGCCGGGCACTTCCCGCGCATGCATCCCTCGGATTTCCGCGTGCGCACGGTCGACGGCGTCGCCGACGACTGGCCCATCGATTACGCCACACTCGAGCCCTACTACGACCAGAACGCCCAGATGATGGGCGTCGCCGGCCTGGCCGGGGATCCGGCCTATCCGCCCAAGGAGCCGACCCTCCCGCCCGTGCCCATCGGCAAACTCGGCGACACCATCGGACGCGGGTTCGAGAAGCTAGGCTGGCATTGGTGGCCGTCGGATAGTGCCATCGCAACGGAAGAGCACGCCGGCCGCGCACCCTGCGTGAACCTTGGCCCGTGCATCATGGGCTGCGCGCAGGGCGCCAAGGGCAGTACCGATGTCACCTATTGGCCGGTCGCGGTGCGCGAAGGCGTCGAACTTCGCACACGCTGCCGCGTACGAGAGATCACCGTCGACGAGAACGGCATGGCCGACGGCGCAATCTACGTGGATGCCGACGGCGTGGAGCACAAGCAGAAGGCCGAGATCGTCATCGTTGCCTGCAACGGCGTCGGAACGCCGCGCCTGCTGCTGAATTCGCGCTCGTCCCGCTTCCCGGATGGCCTCGCGAACGACAGTGGACTGGTCGGGAAGAACCTGATGTTCCATCCCTACGCGATGGTGACCGGCATCTTCGAAGAACGCCTCGAAGGATGGAAAGGCCCCACGGGCTGCTGCCTGATCAGCCAGGAATTCTACGAGACCGATCGCTCACGGGATTTCGTGCGCGGCTACAGCTTCGAGATCCTCCGCGGTATGGGGCCGGTCTCGACCGCGCTCTTTGGGATGAGCACCGACCGGTTGTCCTGGGGCGCCGATCACCACGAGGCCTATGAGCGGATCTGGGATCGCACGGCCGGCATGGTCATCATCTGCGAAGACCTCCCGGAAGAACACAACCAGGTCACCCTCGATCCCGAACGGACGGATAGCGACGGCATCCCGTCGCCGAAGATCACCTACCAGCTGAGCGAGAACAGCAAGCGCATGCTCGATCATGCCGTCGCCCGGGGCAGGGAACTCCTCGAAGCCGCCGGTGCCGTGGACATGCTTTCGGAAGCGCCGCTTCCCCCCGCTGGCTGGCACCTGATGGGCACCGCCCGCATGGGATCGGACCCGAAGCACTCGGTCGTCGATTCCTGGTGCCGCTCTCATGATGTGAAGAATCTCTTCGTCGTCGACGGCTCCGTCTTCGTGACCTCCGGCGGGGTGAACCCGACCAACACGATCCAGGCGTTGGCCCTGTACGTCGCTGATACGATCAAGAAGAACCTGACGAACCTGTTCGAGTGAGGCATCCGTGAACGACCCGCAAGCAACCGACGAAACCCGCGCTCTCTCCAAGCTGCTGGATGTACTCGTGCCGGCATCGAAGAATGGAACGATGCCAGCCGCCGGTGCCCTCGGCCTGGCGGCACCCCTTCGTGAAAAGGTGGGGGATGCCTGGCCCTTCATCGCGAGTGGCCTCGACGCCTGCGAGGCTGCGGCCCGCGCCCGAGGTGCTGAGGAGTTCGCCAGCCTTTCCCAGGAGGAGGCGACGGCCGTCCTGGAGCAGGTCGCAGCCGATGATCCGGCGTTCCTCGGAGGCCTGATCTTCAACCTCTACACCATGTACTACGAACACCCGGTGGTCCAGGAAGCGCTCGGATTGGAAGCCAGGCCGCCCTACCCCGGTGGCTACCCGCTCGAGCAGGGAGATCTCAGCCAGCTCGAACGCGTTCGAAACGGCCCCCGGCGCTACCTCGAGTGCTGACCCGCCCGAGATCGACGCCACCATCCTGCCACCTCGAGGAGGCCCACCCATGGCACGGCTCGAAGGAAAGATCGCTCTCATCACCGGTGCCGCCCGCGGCCTCGGCCTGGCCATGGGCCACCGCTTCCGGGAGGAAGGCGCGGAGGTCGTCATCAATGATCTCGATCCGGAAGCTGCCGCGAAGGCCGCATCGGAGATCGGCGGAAGCTCTTTCGCCGCCGATGTCTCCGATTCGGCAGCGGTCGCGGCGATGTTCCAAGAGGTCAGCAGTCAGCACGGACGGCTCGACGTGCTGGTCAACAACGCGGGAATCAACGGCGTCGAGAACGATCCCGAGCGAGCGGCCGACTTCAGGAATCGCATGCTCGCCCAGGCTGCCGAAGCCATGAGCGGCGGACCCATCACCACGCATATCGATGCGACCGTCGAAGCCACCGACGAGGATTGGCATCGGATGCTAGGCGTCCACCTGGACGGCACCTTCTTCTGCAGCCGCGAAGCGCTGAAGATCATGAACCCCCAGAATTCTGGCTGCATCTTGAACATGGGATCGATCATGGGGACCGCGGGTGGCGCAGGGGCAGCATCCTATTGCGCGGCAAAAGCCGGCATCCTGGGCTTCACGCGCTCGCTGGCGAGAGAGGTGGTGACGCGGAACATCCGTGTCAACGCCATTGCGCCGGGCTGGATCGATACCGATTTCACCTCGTTCCTCGAAGAAACGAAGATGGTGATCGCGGCCCAGACGCCGATGGGACGCCTCGGCGACGTGGATGACATCGCCTGGGCAGCCGTCTACCTGGCGAGCGACGAATCGAAATTCGTGACCGGCCAGGTGCTGAGCCCGAACGGCGGCTGGCACATGAGCCAATAGGAGGCGAGCCGCCTCGCCAGACAGCTCCCTCAGCGGGCTTTCAAAGCCGCCACCACATCCGCCCAATGCGCCGGATCCGGTGCGCGATTGTTCGTCAGGCTCACGCCATCGGCGATACCATCGAGACGCGCACGCAGCTTTCCGGCGATTTCTTCGCGCGGACCGACCACGGCGATCGTCTCGAGGATCTCGTCATCGATGCGTTCCGCCATCTCATCCCAGAGGCCCTGCTTCGACATCCGATTCAGC
This is a stretch of genomic DNA from bacterium. It encodes these proteins:
- a CDS encoding SDR family oxidoreductase, with the protein product MSYFVTGATGFIGRHLVELLLRREGPIHVLVREGSRERLEELRKSWGEPGQRVIPVVGDLLAPRLGVADEHIDAMRGAQFFHVAALYDMDADAESLARANLDGTRHALELAGAIGASGFHHVSSIAAAGRYPGIFREDMFDEAEGLDDPYFRTKHDSEGLVRDAAGLDWRIYRPGVVVGHSRTGEMDKIDGPYYLFKLIQKLRGALPAWFPLVGIEGGPTHIVPVDFIARTIDHIAHKDGLDGKTFHLVDPEITSLGKAMNIFARAAHAPEFGLRVEANISNALPRSLRSALADLPPVRRIVNQTLDDLGIPSRVLDVMELPRLDCRETTAALEGSGIEVPPLDSYAHKLWDYWERELDPDLFKDRSLASSAAGKRVLITGASAGIGRATALRLGEAGAIVLLVARSAEKLAVVKEEVENVGGTAFIHTADLSDLESCDALVAEVLAQHGSVDILVNNAGRSIRRSVNLSYDRFHDFQRTMQLNYFGAMKLILGFLPAMQKQKGGQIINISSMGVQTHPPRFSAYVASKAALDAFSRCAAPEFLDEEIAFTTVCMPLVRTEMIAPTKIYQRFPTISSDEAADLICGAVIDRPKRVTTKMGVFTQLIYAVAPKATDAIASMAWRLLPDSAAARGETSKAGEEEPSTEAVAFAHLLPGTHW
- a CDS encoding VOC family protein — translated: MIGYVTIGSNDLDKACAFYDALLAEVGAKQLMGMDRIKFYGTGKENSAMLSLCTPYDEKPQTCGNGNMVAIPGGSREGVDKLYAKAIELGATDEGPPGERMPVFYGAYVRDLDGNKLCFFDMKAG
- a CDS encoding GMC family oxidoreductase — encoded protein: MSEDIADVLIIGAGAAGAALAWSLAETRMRIVCLEQGDWMNPADYPTSRSGWEMERLGAFGLSPNGRGRAEDYPINDDDSPIKISNFNAVGGSTVLYAGHFPRMHPSDFRVRTVDGVADDWPIDYATLEPYYDQNAQMMGVAGLAGDPAYPPKEPTLPPVPIGKLGDTIGRGFEKLGWHWWPSDSAIATEEHAGRAPCVNLGPCIMGCAQGAKGSTDVTYWPVAVREGVELRTRCRVREITVDENGMADGAIYVDADGVEHKQKAEIVIVACNGVGTPRLLLNSRSSRFPDGLANDSGLVGKNLMFHPYAMVTGIFEERLEGWKGPTGCCLISQEFYETDRSRDFVRGYSFEILRGMGPVSTALFGMSTDRLSWGADHHEAYERIWDRTAGMVIICEDLPEEHNQVTLDPERTDSDGIPSPKITYQLSENSKRMLDHAVARGRELLEAAGAVDMLSEAPLPPAGWHLMGTARMGSDPKHSVVDSWCRSHDVKNLFVVDGSVFVTSGGVNPTNTIQALALYVADTIKKNLTNLFE
- a CDS encoding methylamine utilization protein MauE — its product is MDPAFHWILRGSLAALFAVAATHKLRDLEGFGETLRAYQTLGGGWVAPAGAALVLAELGVAIALVLSPNALLSSAGAAILLGLYSFGIGINLARGRRDIDCGCLGPSARSPLSGGLLVRNGVLIVAALLTALPVTSRALHPLDALTIGGGLIATAFVFIAAQQLAALAPGLPSRRNSA
- a CDS encoding cytochrome c, translated to MTGRLLAALILCAASAAHADDSRLRPPAEGYVLHCSGCHGPDGHGVPGTIPTLHGVGRFGSTPEGRAYLASVPGVAQAPVGDAELAILLNWVLERFSETAPTPPYSAEEVGRFRSKPLRNTTAARAALVAP
- a CDS encoding metal-dependent hydrolase produces the protein MADITVRKIRFEFGEPIDFDLDDQQLGLVLSSMGLSLTMPHLEPYLIRTMKVALKEITDPVLAEDVRRFSQQEGHHFRNHADFNVKLRGHFEPAVGAELERLEAEMEADYQRFSQEKPLRWNAAYAEGFEAMTCSGALAMAEHGSFESSMTPGGELWPWHMAEEIEHRTVAFGVFEHLVGSYFYRVVVGTRAQWHYLSYVQRMAKCMAKALNRELVTPRTPMTRAAGRNYLRTWSPRYDPAKIPIPPPVDFLARLTRDVLKWKSGRFSFQLEDPPCRIS
- a CDS encoding SDR family oxidoreductase produces the protein MARLEGKIALITGAARGLGLAMGHRFREEGAEVVINDLDPEAAAKAASEIGGSSFAADVSDSAAVAAMFQEVSSQHGRLDVLVNNAGINGVENDPERAADFRNRMLAQAAEAMSGGPITTHIDATVEATDEDWHRMLGVHLDGTFFCSREALKIMNPQNSGCILNMGSIMGTAGGAGAASYCAAKAGILGFTRSLAREVVTRNIRVNAIAPGWIDTDFTSFLEETKMVIAAQTPMGRLGDVDDIAWAAVYLASDESKFVTGQVLSPNGGWHMSQ
- a CDS encoding redoxin domain-containing protein is translated as MTEALLVSNALLWVLVVALGLVVVALTRQIGLLHERIAPVGALATSAGLEVGDAVPGFGLQTLDGAELQLAAQRTLLFFLSPTCPVCETILPTLQRIEREEAGGLRVILASDGDPEEHGRFALEKQLDRSTYVLSRELGLRFEVAKLPYAVLIDAAGQVAAKGIVNTREHIESLFEAERLRVGSIQEFLQQNDELPMLELPRAGAES